A part of Gemmatimonas groenlandica genomic DNA contains:
- a CDS encoding HDOD domain-containing protein, whose product MMRLQDPLPLVSEASHRLVEPGAASGGVDHFSIRTRLARIMEGGDFPALSRQVIDTITTIDDDAASLQRLANIVLREYGLALSVVRTANSAHYRRGGRPTESATHAMMMLGARVVRQLAGSMLLFEHFQRRSPELKELMILSLLTANHARATALQLGHDDPEAAHLAGMFRNLGEVLVACYFHDDYQRIRSLIQDDGRSEASALRMVLGFAYTDFGVEVANQWGLPDTIALGMRATAHTSSSLLASVTAFSHELTGTLYQTDSNNSVGPALDAMLDAHRSRIRLTRDQVGRIASDALKETRDVLLGSDSDQSVPRLRELNAAARRAFGASLALPDDGDALTMLAEPDVTVRARLRNELDDTVDPASGATIGTVLLQAMEVIMRGGPFDRVVTCFMTGDRMQLVARTGLGTGIDALLTRFSFPVSARGGPVVALTQQRQAVYLPTDRTMHTMEQRWATEQGVSQFGVFPLIVLGKVIGCIYCDRIGAGPAPDRATVRYTKSIADLVVDAIARRRS is encoded by the coding sequence ATGATGCGTCTTCAGGATCCCCTCCCTCTGGTCAGCGAAGCCAGTCACCGCCTCGTCGAGCCCGGCGCGGCCAGTGGAGGCGTCGACCACTTTTCCATCCGGACGCGACTCGCACGCATCATGGAAGGCGGTGACTTCCCCGCCTTGTCGCGGCAGGTCATCGACACCATCACCACCATCGACGACGACGCCGCCTCCCTCCAGCGGCTGGCCAACATCGTGCTGCGCGAGTACGGGCTGGCGCTGAGTGTGGTGCGGACCGCCAACAGCGCACACTACCGGCGTGGCGGACGTCCAACCGAAAGCGCCACGCACGCCATGATGATGCTGGGCGCGCGCGTGGTCCGGCAGCTGGCTGGCAGCATGTTGCTGTTCGAGCACTTCCAGCGGCGCTCGCCGGAACTCAAGGAGCTGATGATCCTGTCGCTCCTGACGGCGAACCATGCCCGCGCCACCGCGTTACAGTTGGGACACGACGACCCCGAGGCGGCGCATCTCGCAGGGATGTTTCGCAACCTCGGCGAAGTACTCGTCGCCTGCTACTTCCACGACGACTACCAACGCATCCGTTCGCTCATTCAGGACGACGGACGCAGCGAGGCGTCGGCGCTGCGCATGGTGCTCGGCTTCGCCTACACCGACTTCGGTGTCGAGGTGGCGAACCAGTGGGGACTGCCCGATACCATCGCGCTAGGAATGCGCGCCACGGCGCACACCTCGTCGTCACTGCTCGCATCGGTCACCGCATTCAGCCATGAGCTCACCGGCACGCTGTATCAGACCGACAGCAACAACAGCGTGGGGCCGGCGCTGGATGCCATGCTCGATGCCCACCGGTCGCGGATCCGCCTGACGCGGGATCAAGTGGGTCGCATTGCGAGCGACGCGCTGAAGGAAACGCGCGACGTACTGTTGGGTTCAGACAGCGACCAAAGTGTGCCGCGCCTGCGCGAACTCAATGCCGCCGCCCGCCGGGCCTTCGGCGCGTCGCTCGCGCTGCCCGACGATGGCGATGCACTCACCATGCTGGCCGAGCCAGACGTCACCGTGCGTGCGCGGCTGCGCAACGAACTCGATGACACTGTCGATCCCGCATCGGGCGCCACCATCGGCACGGTGCTGCTGCAGGCCATGGAAGTCATCATGCGCGGCGGGCCCTTCGACCGTGTCGTGACCTGCTTCATGACCGGCGACCGCATGCAGCTGGTCGCGCGCACCGGCCTCGGCACCGGCATCGACGCGCTGTTGACGCGATTCTCGTTTCCGGTCTCAGCGCGCGGCGGACCAGTGGTCGCGCTCACGCAGCAGCGACAGGCCGTGTACCTCCCCACCGACCGGACCATGCACACCATGGAGCAGCGGTGGGCCACGGAACAGGGCGTGTCGCAGTTCGGCGTATTCCCGCTGATCGTACTCGGCAAGGTGATCGGCTGCATCTACTGCGATCGCATCGGTGCCGGGCCGGCCCCCGATCGCGCCACCGTGCGTTACACGAAGTCGATCGCCGATCTGGTCGTGGACGCGATTGCACGGCGGCGCAGCTGA
- a CDS encoding YoaK family protein, producing MPIDYARRLTGTVRTRRENTHLGIGLAFVAGATNAGAFLAVSQYTSHMTGIVSSMADALVLGQTAVFLTGVGALCAFTLGAATTALMVNYARRRGLSSAFALPILLEAALLLVFGVLGARLQMVHSIFVPATVSLLCFMMGLQNAVITKISKSEIRTTHVTGIVTDIGIELGKYFYVNRHDIDGEPRVVADRKHLRLLTMLLTAFFSGGVVGALGFRAIGYSATIPLALVLLALAAVPAVDDVRSALRNDSDDVD from the coding sequence ATGCCGATCGACTACGCGAGGCGCCTCACAGGAACGGTTCGCACGCGGCGTGAGAACACGCACCTTGGGATCGGCTTGGCCTTTGTGGCCGGTGCCACAAACGCGGGCGCGTTCTTGGCCGTCTCGCAGTACACGTCACACATGACGGGCATCGTCTCGTCGATGGCCGATGCGCTGGTGCTGGGCCAGACCGCCGTGTTCCTCACCGGCGTCGGGGCGCTGTGCGCGTTCACGCTCGGCGCGGCGACCACCGCCCTGATGGTGAACTACGCGCGCCGCCGAGGCTTGAGCAGCGCCTTCGCCCTGCCGATACTGCTCGAGGCCGCACTGCTGCTGGTCTTCGGCGTCCTCGGGGCACGCCTGCAAATGGTCCACAGCATCTTCGTGCCGGCCACCGTCAGTCTGCTCTGCTTCATGATGGGCTTGCAGAATGCCGTGATCACCAAGATCTCGAAGTCGGAAATCCGAACGACGCACGTAACGGGCATCGTGACCGATATCGGCATCGAGCTTGGCAAGTACTTCTATGTGAACCGGCACGACATTGACGGAGAGCCACGGGTCGTGGCCGACCGGAAGCACCTGCGCCTACTGACCATGCTGTTGACGGCCTTCTTCTCCGGCGGCGTGGTCGGCGCACTCGGCTTCCGCGCCATCGGCTACAGCGCCACGATTCCGCTGGCGCTGGTGCTGCTCGCCCTCGCCGCCGTCCCAGCCGTCGACGACGTGCGTAGCGCACTTCGGAACGACAGCGACGATGTCGACTGA
- a CDS encoding Xaa-Pro dipeptidyl-peptidase — MSRRFALASLRAPAAMAAVFAARTALAQPAAAPSAAPATPAAPMFVNGMAQVVPAWRDSTSWIRHDLWVETDFDSDRDGRKDRVHVDVTRPAQTEGGGLKVPVLYGASPYFAGTSRDDSNWNVQQELGDQPPTRRALAAPLHQPNRRRISNALVNEWVPRGFAVVHSEAPGTGLSQGCATVGDYPERAPMKFVIDWLNGRAKGYTTPTGREEVRATGWSTGKVGMIGTSYEGTLPLAAATTGVKGLEVVVPVSPNTSYYLYYRSNGLVRSPGGYLGEDVDVLYDFVASGDPATRAKCDVIWKSNVFAGPKGQDRATGDFNDFWKKRDLLPYVKNIKAAVLLAHGLNDYNVTPAHSVRIYDEMKARGLPVGLYLHQGGHGGNPPADMLNRWFSHYLYGVNNGVPGDQSAYIVQDAAAQAPMAAVAAAASAGTPAPNPRLRATAAPTPFAAFPVPGTVPVTLHPTAGGRGIASLAFAPAAAGTESLVDDVAFSGSALASAPTSANRLLYATPVLTDTVHISGTPRVTLRMAANVKAANLSVWLVMLPYDSARAGSQSYKGNVSHGWADLQNAKALKKGGDYASKNRGKPLKAGEYRDVTFDLEPTDEFIPAGKQLGVMIMSSDREFTLWPKAGAELTLDLAKSSFRIPIVGGANALQKAGMR, encoded by the coding sequence ATGAGCCGTCGTTTCGCCCTCGCCAGCCTGCGCGCGCCCGCGGCCATGGCCGCCGTCTTTGCTGCCCGCACAGCCCTCGCCCAGCCCGCGGCGGCGCCATCCGCCGCGCCGGCTACCCCCGCTGCGCCTATGTTCGTCAACGGCATGGCGCAGGTGGTCCCTGCATGGCGCGACTCCACGTCGTGGATTCGACACGACCTCTGGGTCGAGACCGACTTCGACAGTGATCGCGACGGCCGCAAAGATCGTGTCCATGTTGACGTCACGCGCCCCGCGCAGACCGAGGGTGGTGGACTCAAGGTGCCGGTGCTCTACGGTGCGAGCCCGTACTTCGCCGGGACCTCTCGCGACGATTCCAACTGGAACGTGCAGCAGGAACTCGGCGATCAGCCGCCCACGCGTCGTGCGCTCGCGGCGCCGCTGCATCAGCCCAATCGTCGGCGCATCTCCAATGCGCTGGTGAACGAGTGGGTGCCGCGCGGCTTTGCCGTGGTGCATTCGGAAGCGCCGGGCACCGGATTGTCGCAAGGCTGTGCGACGGTGGGTGATTACCCAGAACGCGCGCCGATGAAGTTCGTGATCGACTGGCTGAACGGCCGCGCGAAGGGCTACACCACACCCACCGGTCGCGAGGAAGTGCGAGCCACCGGGTGGTCGACCGGCAAAGTCGGTATGATCGGCACGTCGTACGAAGGCACATTGCCCCTGGCCGCGGCCACGACCGGTGTGAAAGGACTCGAAGTCGTCGTGCCCGTGTCGCCGAACACGTCGTACTATCTGTACTACCGCTCGAACGGCCTCGTGCGCTCACCCGGCGGCTATCTCGGTGAAGACGTCGACGTGCTCTACGACTTCGTGGCCAGTGGTGACCCGGCCACGCGCGCAAAGTGTGACGTGATCTGGAAGAGCAACGTATTCGCGGGACCCAAGGGACAGGACCGTGCCACCGGCGACTTCAACGACTTTTGGAAGAAGCGCGACTTGTTGCCGTACGTGAAGAACATCAAGGCTGCCGTCCTGCTCGCGCATGGCCTCAACGACTACAACGTGACGCCGGCGCACAGCGTGCGCATTTACGACGAGATGAAGGCGCGTGGACTGCCTGTGGGGCTGTATCTGCACCAGGGTGGACATGGCGGAAATCCCCCGGCCGACATGCTCAATCGCTGGTTCAGTCACTACCTGTACGGCGTGAATAACGGCGTGCCGGGTGATCAGTCGGCGTACATCGTACAGGACGCGGCGGCGCAGGCGCCGATGGCGGCAGTCGCCGCAGCGGCATCAGCTGGTACGCCGGCGCCGAACCCGCGTTTGCGCGCGACGGCAGCCCCCACGCCGTTCGCAGCGTTCCCGGTACCGGGTACGGTGCCCGTGACGCTGCATCCCACCGCCGGTGGGCGCGGCATCGCGTCGCTGGCCTTCGCGCCGGCCGCTGCGGGCACCGAGTCGCTTGTCGATGACGTCGCGTTCAGTGGCAGTGCCCTCGCGAGCGCGCCCACGTCGGCGAATCGCTTGCTGTATGCCACACCGGTGCTCACCGATACCGTGCACATCTCTGGCACACCGCGTGTGACGCTGCGCATGGCCGCGAACGTGAAGGCGGCGAATCTCAGCGTGTGGTTGGTCATGCTGCCGTATGACTCGGCGCGCGCCGGCTCGCAGAGTTACAAGGGCAACGTGTCGCATGGCTGGGCCGATCTGCAAAACGCGAAAGCGCTCAAGAAGGGCGGAGACTATGCGTCGAAGAATCGGGGTAAGCCGCTCAAGGCCGGCGAGTACCGCGACGTCACCTTCGATCTCGAGCCCACCGACGAATTCATTCCCGCCGGCAAGCAACTCGGCGTCATGATCATGTCGAGTGATCGCGAGTTCACGCTCTGGCCCAAGGCGGGGGCGGAACTCACGCTCGATCTCGCCAAGTCGTCGTTCCGCATTCCCATCGTCGGCGGCGCGAATGCGCTCCAGAAAGCCGGCATGCGCTGA
- a CDS encoding WD40/YVTN/BNR-like repeat-containing protein, giving the protein MRSLFRFAAPTLLLAGTVGAQSPDAATLNGLRWRSIGPVNMAGRITDVEAHPSAPKTFYVAGATGGIWKTVNAGTSFVPLWEKGPIASMGDLAISPSNPNVIWAGTGEEDSRNSVAPGYGIYKSVDGGVTWQSMGLEKTQHIGRILVHPTNPDIVYVAALGALWATNPERGLYKTTDGGKTWTLSKFISDKVGFVDLAMDPRDPNVLYATSWERIRKAHFLKSGGPGSALWKSTDGGTTWKEITGGGFPSTTKGRINLAIAPSNPDMVYAMVEADSVRGAKPQRLLSGLYRSKDAGATWTWMSTVNNRPFYFSQIRIDPKNADRVYRMAVDFASSDDGGASWRAGMVGIHEDYHAMWIDPNDPEHFVVGGDAGIFQTWDKGGTYDAVNNMAMGQFYGISYDFQVPYRVCGGLQDNGTSCGLSRRAGAPLQMTDWFAIFAADGLQTAQDPFNPDFVYYESQGGNISRRNVASGEVLSVKARTVTRTQFGQQIERIRGTGTTPLTPEQTKRIADIRVLMKKELADPNVATRWNWNTPFILSRHDANVLYSGAEKLFKSVKKGEEPYAISPDLSSRDEARIRITTGFDIEGNPAVDATGGITRDATGAEENATIVTIAESPFKAGVLYVGTNDGKVWLTKNDGGAWEDLSARFTGVPPFAHVSKIEASPSDSATVYVAFDNHRDNDFAPYLFVSTDFGKTFRAISAGLKVGRPNTVYVVREDPVNGSLLYAGTELGVYASLDKGATWFTLDNNLPTVPVYDLQVHPRDRELIAGTHGRGVQILDVSPLQQFTSSALSSTAMLFKPTVALQYGERPVGSEPRAQRMWRGDRVPAGAAITYRLATPVTGGAPRITVLSAAGDTIARLLGTNSAGLNTVTWNLQATGAQMQGPNTGGRGGFGGGFGGGPQPSGNISDPGFPAGFNARPAEARGAADSTGTPENQAKALIAAQNRAPAAGGAGGFGGGGGGFGGQRPSFVETGDYRIVLELPGQPNASTQSLRVVRVSPDERAVLVPAKR; this is encoded by the coding sequence ATGCGTTCTCTGTTTCGTTTTGCCGCGCCGACTCTCCTCTTGGCTGGTACTGTTGGCGCGCAGTCGCCCGACGCGGCTACCCTGAATGGCCTGCGTTGGCGTTCGATCGGCCCGGTGAACATGGCTGGACGCATCACCGACGTCGAAGCGCATCCCAGCGCGCCGAAAACGTTCTACGTGGCCGGTGCCACCGGCGGCATCTGGAAGACAGTCAATGCCGGCACGTCGTTTGTGCCGCTCTGGGAGAAGGGCCCGATCGCCTCCATGGGCGATCTCGCGATTTCCCCGAGCAATCCGAACGTCATCTGGGCGGGCACCGGCGAAGAAGATTCGCGCAACTCCGTCGCGCCGGGCTACGGCATCTACAAGTCGGTAGACGGCGGCGTGACGTGGCAGAGCATGGGCCTCGAGAAGACGCAGCATATCGGGCGCATTCTCGTGCATCCCACCAACCCCGACATCGTGTACGTGGCGGCACTCGGCGCGCTGTGGGCCACCAACCCCGAGCGCGGGCTCTACAAGACGACTGACGGAGGGAAAACCTGGACGCTGAGCAAGTTCATCAGCGATAAGGTCGGCTTCGTGGATCTCGCGATGGACCCGCGTGATCCCAACGTGCTGTACGCCACCAGCTGGGAGCGCATTCGCAAGGCACATTTTCTCAAGAGCGGCGGCCCCGGCTCGGCGCTCTGGAAGTCCACCGACGGCGGCACCACGTGGAAGGAGATCACCGGCGGCGGTTTCCCGTCCACGACGAAGGGCCGCATCAATCTTGCGATTGCACCGAGCAATCCCGACATGGTATACGCCATGGTCGAAGCCGACAGCGTGCGCGGCGCCAAGCCGCAGCGCCTCTTGAGTGGATTGTATCGCTCGAAGGACGCCGGTGCGACGTGGACGTGGATGAGCACCGTCAACAATCGTCCGTTCTACTTCTCGCAGATCCGCATCGATCCGAAGAATGCCGATCGCGTGTACCGCATGGCCGTCGATTTCGCCTCCTCCGATGACGGCGGTGCGTCGTGGCGGGCAGGCATGGTGGGCATCCACGAAGACTATCACGCCATGTGGATCGACCCGAATGACCCCGAGCATTTCGTGGTCGGTGGTGACGCGGGCATCTTCCAGACGTGGGACAAGGGCGGCACCTACGACGCCGTGAACAACATGGCCATGGGCCAGTTCTACGGCATCAGCTACGACTTTCAGGTGCCGTATCGCGTGTGTGGTGGCCTGCAGGACAACGGGACCTCGTGTGGCCTGAGTCGTCGCGCTGGTGCCCCGCTGCAGATGACCGACTGGTTCGCGATCTTTGCCGCCGATGGTTTGCAGACGGCGCAGGATCCGTTCAATCCCGACTTCGTGTACTACGAGTCGCAGGGTGGAAACATCTCGCGCCGCAACGTGGCCTCCGGCGAAGTGTTGAGCGTGAAGGCTCGCACGGTCACGCGCACGCAGTTCGGACAGCAGATCGAGCGCATCCGCGGCACCGGCACCACGCCGCTCACGCCGGAGCAGACCAAGCGGATTGCGGATATCCGCGTGCTGATGAAGAAGGAGCTCGCCGACCCGAATGTGGCGACGCGGTGGAACTGGAACACGCCGTTCATCCTGTCGCGTCACGACGCGAACGTGCTGTACTCGGGCGCCGAGAAGCTGTTCAAGTCGGTGAAGAAGGGCGAGGAGCCCTACGCTATTTCGCCCGACCTATCGTCGCGCGATGAAGCACGCATCCGTATCACCACCGGTTTCGACATCGAAGGGAATCCCGCCGTAGACGCCACCGGCGGTATCACCCGCGATGCCACTGGCGCCGAGGAGAACGCCACGATCGTGACGATCGCCGAGTCGCCGTTCAAGGCCGGTGTCTTGTACGTTGGCACGAACGATGGCAAGGTGTGGCTCACGAAGAACGACGGCGGCGCGTGGGAAGATCTGAGCGCCCGCTTCACTGGTGTACCGCCCTTCGCACACGTAAGCAAGATTGAAGCGAGTCCGTCCGATTCCGCCACCGTGTATGTGGCGTTCGACAATCATCGCGACAACGACTTCGCGCCGTATCTGTTCGTGTCGACCGATTTCGGCAAGACGTTCCGCGCGATCTCGGCCGGCCTCAAGGTTGGTCGCCCGAACACGGTGTACGTGGTGCGCGAGGATCCGGTCAACGGGTCGCTGCTGTATGCGGGCACGGAGCTCGGCGTGTACGCGTCACTTGACAAGGGCGCCACGTGGTTCACGCTCGACAACAATCTGCCTACCGTGCCGGTGTACGACCTGCAGGTGCATCCGCGCGATCGCGAACTGATCGCCGGCACGCACGGGCGCGGTGTACAGATTCTCGACGTGTCGCCGCTTCAGCAGTTCACATCATCGGCGTTGTCGTCGACCGCGATGCTCTTCAAACCGACGGTGGCGCTGCAGTATGGCGAGCGTCCGGTGGGCTCTGAGCCGCGCGCGCAGCGCATGTGGCGCGGCGACCGCGTGCCCGCCGGTGCGGCCATCACCTATCGTCTCGCCACCCCGGTCACCGGTGGTGCACCGCGCATCACGGTGCTCAGCGCAGCCGGCGATACGATTGCGCGACTGCTCGGCACCAATAGCGCCGGACTGAACACGGTTACCTGGAACCTGCAGGCAACCGGTGCACAGATGCAGGGACCGAACACTGGAGGTCGCGGTGGGTTCGGCGGTGGTTTCGGCGGAGGGCCGCAGCCCTCGGGGAACATCAGTGATCCCGGTTTCCCGGCGGGCTTCAACGCGCGTCCGGCTGAAGCCCGCGGGGCGGCCGACAGCACCGGCACGCCGGAGAACCAGGCCAAGGCGCTTATCGCAGCCCAGAACCGCGCACCGGCCGCCGGCGGAGCTGGCGGCTTCGGCGGTGGCGGTGGTGGATTCGGTGGACAGCGCCCGTCGTTCGTGGAGACGGGCGACTACCGTATCGTGCTCGAACTCCCGGGACAGCCGAACGCCTCGACGCAGTCACTGCGCGTGGTGCGCGTGTCGCCGGATGAACGCGCCGTGCTGGTACCAGCTAAGCGGTAA
- a CDS encoding CocE/NonD family hydrolase — MRLSRFLPLLLLGGRALTAQPSTSAPTAAGYVLTESMIPMRDGTRLYTRIVAPANPARPLPFLFVRTPYGVDGNTPGSVAANWGFMARDIARDGYVFVFQDIRGKFKSEGQFVMQRPPRANRADPKATDESTDAYDSIEWLLAHVPNNNGRVGMTGVSYPGWTTAMAMLDPHPALKAASPQASPADMWKGDDFHHNGAFRLSYGFEYATMMESGKDVKQFSMDAYDTYEWYLRLGSLKNVNDRFLKGTIPTWNDFAGHPNFDAFWKRQAMAGYLDKVTVPALHVAGWWDQEDFYGPVTIYRELEKHDREGKNFLVVGPWNHGGWMRGEGASLGPIQFGQPTARFFRDSIMAPFFARHLHPEQRDVAGWTLPEALVFEAGSNVWKRYDTWPPKTAVSPRSLYMREGGALAWEPPRATAPAYDAYVSDPAKPVPYRQRPVQMTYGPGSTWSTWLTEDQRFVHNRPDVLSWELPTLTDDLTIAGDLAVTLHVATSGTDADYVVKLIDVYPDSGMPELKMNGYQFMVANDVYRARFRKSVEKPVPLVPNVPEAITIDLHTQAYTFKKGHRVMVQVQSSWFPLIDRNPQTFVPNLFEAKPSDFRAATQRIYRSTGKASKIVLPVVTGIRP; from the coding sequence ATGCGACTCTCTCGGTTCCTCCCCCTGCTGCTGCTCGGCGGGCGTGCGCTCACCGCCCAGCCCTCCACGTCCGCGCCTACGGCGGCGGGCTACGTGCTCACCGAGTCGATGATCCCGATGAGGGATGGAACGCGGCTCTACACCCGCATCGTGGCACCGGCGAATCCGGCGCGCCCGCTGCCGTTCCTGTTCGTACGAACGCCGTACGGTGTCGACGGCAACACGCCGGGCAGCGTGGCCGCTAACTGGGGCTTCATGGCCCGCGACATCGCGCGCGACGGCTATGTGTTCGTGTTCCAGGACATTCGCGGCAAATTCAAGAGTGAGGGGCAGTTCGTGATGCAGCGGCCGCCGCGCGCCAACCGCGCCGACCCGAAGGCTACCGACGAAAGCACCGACGCCTACGACAGTATCGAATGGCTGCTCGCACACGTGCCCAACAACAACGGGCGCGTGGGCATGACTGGCGTGTCGTATCCCGGATGGACGACGGCAATGGCGATGCTCGATCCGCATCCGGCGCTCAAGGCCGCGTCGCCGCAAGCGTCGCCCGCGGACATGTGGAAGGGCGATGACTTCCATCACAACGGGGCGTTCCGTCTGAGTTACGGTTTCGAGTACGCCACCATGATGGAGTCAGGCAAGGATGTGAAGCAGTTTTCGATGGACGCGTATGACACCTACGAGTGGTACCTCCGGCTCGGCTCATTGAAGAACGTGAACGACCGGTTTCTGAAGGGGACGATTCCCACCTGGAACGACTTTGCGGGCCACCCGAACTTCGACGCGTTCTGGAAGCGTCAGGCGATGGCGGGCTATCTCGACAAAGTCACGGTGCCGGCGTTGCACGTCGCCGGGTGGTGGGATCAGGAGGACTTCTACGGGCCGGTCACGATCTATCGCGAGCTCGAGAAACACGATCGTGAGGGCAAGAACTTTCTGGTCGTGGGCCCGTGGAATCACGGTGGCTGGATGCGCGGTGAGGGCGCCTCGCTCGGGCCGATTCAGTTCGGGCAGCCGACCGCTCGTTTTTTCCGTGACTCGATCATGGCACCGTTCTTCGCACGTCACCTGCACCCCGAGCAGCGCGACGTGGCGGGGTGGACATTGCCGGAAGCGCTCGTGTTCGAAGCGGGCAGCAACGTCTGGAAGCGCTACGACACGTGGCCACCCAAGACCGCGGTGTCACCGCGCAGTCTGTACATGCGCGAAGGAGGCGCGTTGGCGTGGGAACCACCGAGGGCCACGGCGCCAGCGTACGACGCGTATGTGTCCGACCCGGCGAAGCCCGTGCCATATCGTCAGCGGCCGGTGCAGATGACCTACGGGCCCGGCTCCACGTGGAGCACTTGGCTCACCGAAGACCAGCGTTTCGTGCACAATCGCCCCGATGTGCTGAGCTGGGAGCTGCCTACGCTGACGGATGACCTTACCATCGCCGGCGATCTCGCCGTCACGTTGCATGTGGCCACGAGTGGCACCGATGCCGACTACGTCGTGAAGCTCATCGATGTCTATCCCGACTCCGGGATGCCGGAGCTCAAGATGAACGGCTACCAGTTCATGGTGGCCAACGACGTCTATCGCGCGCGCTTCCGGAAGAGCGTCGAGAAGCCGGTGCCGCTGGTGCCCAACGTGCCCGAAGCAATCACGATCGACCTGCACACGCAGGCATACACGTTCAAGAAGGGGCACCGCGTGATGGTCCAGGTGCAGAGCAGCTGGTTCCCGCTGATCGACCGTAATCCACAGACGTTCGTGCCCAACCTTTTCGAGGCCAAGCCGAGCGACTTCCGCGCGGCGACGCAGCGCATTTATCGCAGCACGGGCAAGGCCTCGAAGATCGTGCTGCCGGTGGTCACGGGTATTCGACCGTGA
- a CDS encoding ArnT family glycosyltransferase has protein sequence MLVSVLALAATAMLHGTGDGLWFQGDAPRHAMNGLFWWDLLRAAPRDPVEFVVQYYARFPALSPVTYPPLFYLIEGMAFAIAGPSPYVARVLVLCFAATACAYTILWARRWIDPRAGWAGTALALTPAVVVWSNSVMLNVPALALALGMLYHARRWIESSARRQLVLTMLFTVATLATYFQAASVLAIGGAWVVWHRSDIRDRRQLRWMAAAGAVALLPVVVALALAPVQLARHFPPLAMLASARNWTYYWRALPELTGWGLLATAGLGLLVSFATPRWRREAVYLGLWIVMLLVAMSFLPARESRYVLLAAPALVMSAALGIVCIMDRWTSGGAWTNTLVVAASLSAMGLLATRTRVPTVSGIRDVAAYLAVAAPNDAVLFDGDHSGVFVFYMRSLDPDFQRRTVLASKLLYAASNRRTFEVVEESYVTSTDDVVTALRSRAGTRYVAFERGSIENEVAGRRLLREALQRAEFTLVRSFPVSAWDTRRIDLYRLEGTVTPVLGVDLTFPSFSTRRFLQVRPITR, from the coding sequence ATGCTGGTCTCCGTGCTTGCACTCGCCGCGACCGCGATGCTACATGGCACCGGCGACGGCCTCTGGTTTCAGGGTGATGCGCCGCGACACGCCATGAACGGCTTGTTCTGGTGGGACCTCCTACGAGCGGCACCGCGCGATCCTGTGGAGTTCGTCGTTCAGTACTACGCGCGATTTCCGGCGCTTTCGCCCGTCACCTACCCACCGCTCTTCTATCTCATCGAAGGGATGGCCTTCGCCATCGCCGGACCATCTCCATACGTCGCGCGGGTCTTGGTGCTGTGCTTCGCGGCGACCGCGTGTGCGTATACGATACTTTGGGCTCGTCGATGGATCGATCCGAGGGCGGGCTGGGCTGGCACCGCGCTAGCCCTCACACCCGCTGTGGTCGTGTGGTCGAACAGCGTCATGCTGAATGTGCCTGCCCTTGCACTGGCCCTTGGCATGCTCTACCACGCACGACGTTGGATCGAGAGCAGTGCGCGGAGACAGCTGGTGCTGACAATGCTGTTCACGGTCGCGACCCTCGCCACGTACTTTCAGGCAGCGAGCGTGCTGGCGATCGGCGGCGCCTGGGTTGTGTGGCACCGGTCGGATATCCGCGATCGACGTCAGCTTCGGTGGATGGCTGCGGCCGGCGCAGTGGCTCTGCTGCCGGTAGTCGTCGCGTTGGCGCTCGCACCGGTGCAACTTGCGCGACACTTTCCGCCCCTGGCGATGTTGGCGAGCGCGAGAAACTGGACGTACTACTGGCGCGCCCTACCCGAGCTTACGGGATGGGGTCTCCTCGCTACGGCGGGTCTTGGTCTGCTCGTGAGCTTCGCAACGCCTCGGTGGCGGCGCGAGGCTGTCTACCTAGGCCTCTGGATCGTGATGTTACTCGTCGCGATGTCATTCCTACCCGCGCGCGAATCCCGCTACGTCCTTCTCGCAGCGCCAGCGTTGGTGATGTCGGCCGCACTCGGCATTGTGTGCATTATGGATCGATGGACATCCGGCGGAGCTTGGACGAACACCCTCGTCGTGGCGGCTTCGCTTTCGGCGATGGGACTGCTTGCTACGCGCACCAGGGTCCCCACCGTGTCAGGGATTCGCGATGTCGCCGCGTATCTCGCGGTCGCGGCTCCGAACGATGCCGTGCTCTTCGACGGCGATCACAGTGGCGTTTTCGTGTTTTACATGCGTTCGCTTGATCCAGACTTCCAGCGAAGAACCGTCCTTGCGTCGAAACTATTATACGCCGCAAGTAACCGCCGAACCTTCGAGGTTGTCGAGGAGAGCTACGTCACGTCGACCGATGACGTCGTCACCGCACTCCGTTCCCGCGCCGGGACGCGATACGTCGCCTTTGAACGTGGGTCGATCGAAAACGAGGTCGCAGGGCGACGGCTGCTTCGTGAAGCGTTGCAGCGAGCGGAGTTCACACTCGTCCGCTCCTTTCCCGTGTCGGCATGGGACACACGCCGCATCGACCTGTATCGACTGGAAGGCACCGTCACTCCAGTACTTGGCGTAGACCTCACCTTCCCCTCGTTCTCGACGCGTCGGTTTCTACAGGTACGCCCTATTACCCGGTGA